A stretch of the Thermofilum adornatum genome encodes the following:
- a CDS encoding 30S ribosomal protein S13 translates to MSSEFKYIVRVAGVDLPGDKALAYALADIKGIGVSTAQAVAIKLGLDPKRLLGTLYDEEIEKLSNALREIEKLGLPAWMLNRRKDPFLGVDRHLITSDLLITVRNDIEFMKKIKSYKGTRHMLGLKVRGQRTRTTGRTGLTVGVKRGKETPQQQKKGE, encoded by the coding sequence ATGTCTAGTGAGTTCAAATACATAGTCCGTGTTGCTGGGGTAGACCTCCCAGGAGACAAGGCGTTAGCGTATGCGCTAGCCGACATAAAAGGTATAGGCGTGTCAACCGCACAAGCAGTCGCCATAAAGCTTGGATTAGACCCCAAGAGGCTTCTTGGAACGCTCTACGACGAGGAAATAGAGAAACTGTCCAATGCACTAAGGGAAATCGAGAAGCTTGGACTACCGGCCTGGATGCTTAACCGTAGGAAAGACCCGTTCCTCGGGGTAGACAGGCACCTAATAACCTCGGATCTCCTCATAACAGTTAGAAACGACATCGAGTTCATGAAGAAGATCAAGAGCTATAAAGGCACAAGGCACATGCTCGGCTTGAAGGTTAGAGGACAGAGGACAAGGACAACTGGTAGGACGGGTCTAACAGTGGGTGTAAAGCGTGGAAAAGAAACCCCACAACAGCAGAAGAAAGGTGAGTAG
- a CDS encoding Cdc6/Cdc18 family protein, with the protein MSMSFNGYFNGRRIILDERKLSNEYVPVKLPHRRTQIEETLSILQDVYRGQKKILRTVIYSGPSGTGKTAVARSIGKEIKEKSDQGKMPPILVSYINAHEYRTKFQVLRKLGNDSGLDIPRRGFSSEELTQYVLNFIDRRGHNLIIILDEADIIAKLGDGNDLLYVFSRLNEILPEIRMGVGLIVIFRQLEESLEYLDKAVVSSLSARVVRFDPYTSSQLEDILWSRIQADKAIKEEAVSEEIISMIADTVGYVPETKTGLGDARISLKILYYAALKAEEEGKDVILPEHVRYVMNKGVLPSYIDEEMIEKLSLHEKLILLAVTELLLAEKEKAYVNMGTVVLQYEDVCNRFGEKPLKYTRVWETVQMLKKLGFIDARIGRSTYRGKTTLISIPNASENSEVGINRIPLSVLEKILRDSISRELNARQRGEKPPQE; encoded by the coding sequence ATGTCTATGAGTTTCAATGGCTACTTTAACGGTAGAAGGATAATACTAGACGAGCGAAAACTTAGCAATGAATATGTTCCAGTCAAGCTTCCACACAGAAGAACACAGATCGAGGAAACATTAAGTATTCTCCAGGACGTGTATAGGGGGCAAAAGAAAATCCTAAGGACGGTTATCTATTCGGGACCCTCGGGTACGGGGAAGACAGCCGTTGCGAGAAGCATAGGTAAAGAGATCAAGGAGAAATCTGACCAGGGAAAAATGCCTCCAATACTTGTAAGCTATATAAATGCGCATGAATATCGAACAAAGTTCCAAGTATTGAGGAAGCTTGGAAACGATAGTGGTCTAGATATCCCGAGAAGGGGATTCTCATCTGAAGAGCTAACACAGTATGTCTTAAATTTCATCGATAGGCGCGGCCACAACTTAATCATTATACTCGACGAGGCCGACATTATCGCAAAACTGGGGGACGGAAACGACTTGCTATATGTTTTTTCACGTCTAAACGAGATACTGCCAGAAATAAGAATGGGGGTGGGTCTAATAGTTATCTTTAGGCAACTAGAGGAAAGCCTCGAATACCTCGACAAGGCAGTTGTTAGCTCCTTGTCTGCAAGGGTAGTCCGTTTCGACCCGTATACTTCGAGCCAGCTCGAAGACATACTGTGGTCCAGGATACAGGCTGACAAGGCGATCAAAGAAGAGGCCGTCTCGGAGGAAATCATATCCATGATTGCGGATACCGTTGGATACGTTCCAGAGACAAAAACGGGTCTAGGCGACGCGAGGATATCGCTAAAGATCCTGTATTATGCCGCACTCAAGGCAGAGGAAGAGGGCAAAGACGTAATCCTGCCTGAACACGTTAGATACGTTATGAATAAGGGTGTTCTCCCTAGCTATATAGACGAAGAGATGATAGAGAAATTGTCTCTACACGAAAAATTGATCCTCCTAGCTGTAACTGAGCTCCTCTTGGCCGAAAAAGAAAAAGCATACGTAAACATGGGAACCGTGGTTCTCCAATACGAGGACGTATGTAATAGGTTTGGCGAAAAACCACTGAAATATACAAGGGTATGGGAAACTGTTCAAATGCTCAAGAAGCTGGGATTCATAGATGCTAGGATCGGCAGGAGCACGTATAGGGGCAAAACCACGCTGATTTCGATTCCAAACGCCAGCGAGAATAGCGAGGTCGGGATAAACAGGATTCCTCTAAGCGTACTAGAAAAGATACTCAGAGATTCTATCAGTAGAGAACTCAATGCGAGGCAACGGGGAGAAAAGCCTCCTCAAGAATGA
- the menC gene encoding o-succinylbenzoate synthase, translating to MEIRRLELFYLRMKLRDEFRTSFGSVQERPVVLVRVEEKGGEEGWGELVADHGPWYSYETYDTSSTIIRNFIAPIVLQREIQDVYDFHAAVSRIRGYPMAKTAVEEALLDLYGRLEGKSIADIVGGVRKEIVSGVSIGIKRSIDQLVSEVETRLEEGYRRIKIKIEPGHDVEPVKAIRDRFGDIPLQVDANGAYTLRDMQVLRKLDNYGLLMIEQPLAWDDLVEHSILSRKLTTPICLDESIKTLGDLLVAYKLGSCEIVNVKPARVGGILRAKEILETAARLGIGAWIGGMLETGVGRAFLVALASHPAVNYPNDISASDRYWEEDIVEPPWKLTSNGTLEVPRQKGIGVEVRTDLIEKSLVEKWSATK from the coding sequence GTGGAGATAAGGAGGCTGGAACTATTTTATCTCAGGATGAAGCTCCGAGACGAATTTAGGACTAGTTTCGGAAGTGTCCAGGAGAGGCCCGTTGTACTTGTACGTGTGGAGGAGAAGGGGGGCGAGGAGGGCTGGGGCGAGCTCGTCGCAGACCATGGGCCATGGTATAGCTATGAAACATACGACACATCGTCAACTATTATCCGCAACTTTATTGCCCCAATCGTCCTCCAGAGAGAAATCCAAGACGTCTACGATTTTCACGCGGCAGTGTCGAGGATAAGGGGCTACCCGATGGCTAAGACGGCTGTCGAGGAGGCTCTCCTCGACCTTTATGGCAGGCTTGAGGGGAAAAGCATTGCAGATATCGTTGGTGGGGTTCGGAAAGAGATAGTCTCAGGTGTAAGTATAGGCATAAAGAGGAGCATTGACCAGCTCGTCTCAGAAGTTGAGACTAGGCTTGAGGAGGGCTACAGGCGTATCAAGATAAAGATAGAGCCCGGCCACGACGTTGAGCCAGTAAAGGCCATCAGGGATAGGTTCGGAGACATACCTCTACAGGTCGACGCCAATGGGGCCTACACGTTGAGGGACATGCAGGTCTTAAGAAAGCTTGACAACTATGGTTTACTCATGATTGAACAGCCACTTGCATGGGACGACCTGGTAGAACACAGCATCCTAAGCCGCAAGCTCACTACACCTATCTGCCTAGATGAAAGCATCAAGACGCTGGGAGACCTCCTAGTAGCATACAAGCTGGGCTCATGCGAAATAGTTAACGTAAAGCCTGCAAGGGTAGGCGGGATACTGAGGGCAAAAGAAATCCTGGAAACCGCGGCGAGGCTGGGCATCGGCGCGTGGATAGGGGGAATGCTGGAAACGGGAGTTGGGAGGGCTTTCCTAGTGGCGCTAGCATCCCACCCGGCAGTCAATTACCCCAACGACATCTCTGCCTCAGACAGGTACTGGGAAGAAGACATCGTTGAGCCCCCGTGGAAACTGACAAGCAATGGGACACTGGAAGTACCAAGACAGAAGGGAATAGGTGTAGAGGTTAGAACAGACCTTATTGAAAAATCCTTGGTGGAGAAATGGTCTGCCACGAAGTAA
- a CDS encoding 30S ribosomal protein S4: protein MGDPKKSRKKWQGPTHPWRKETLMEEMQLVGEYGLRNKKELWIARSLLREIRAKARRLLALPQEERIQLEKPLISRLYKMGLVPSEDASLDDVLSLTVRDVLERRLQTIVYRKGLAKTIRQARQLITHGHIAINSRRVRSPGYLVSREEENLIGYYEGSPIAKQVQAGA, encoded by the coding sequence ATGGGTGACCCTAAGAAATCAAGGAAGAAGTGGCAGGGACCAACACATCCATGGAGAAAAGAAACCCTAATGGAAGAAATGCAACTAGTAGGTGAGTACGGCCTCAGGAACAAAAAGGAGCTCTGGATAGCCCGCTCGTTGCTCAGGGAGATAAGGGCAAAGGCAAGAAGGCTTCTTGCACTTCCACAAGAAGAAAGGATACAGCTCGAGAAACCATTGATCTCGAGGCTATACAAAATGGGCCTGGTTCCAAGCGAAGACGCCAGCCTGGACGACGTCCTGAGCCTAACTGTCCGCGATGTCCTGGAGCGCAGGCTCCAAACAATAGTCTACAGGAAGGGGCTTGCAAAGACAATCAGGCAGGCCCGCCAATTGATTACGCACGGTCACATTGCTATAAACTCGCGCCGCGTGAGGAGCCCAGGCTACCTTGTCAGTAGGGAAGAAGAAAACCTAATAGGCTATTATGAGGGTTCACCAATAGCTAAACAGGTTCAGGCAGGTGCGTAA
- a CDS encoding GNAT family N-acetyltransferase has translation MENVVFRRTSTIEDYKGVVEVMREAWSMETSEIVPVHVLKAVDESGGFLLLAESNGKVVGFALGFIGYSEEYGYYLYSHMLGVLPEYRGTGIAQQLKLLQREWALSRKYDLVTWTFDPHQGRNARFNFGKLGVIARRFYVDYYGELHDELNRGLPTDRFMVEWWINSRRVRERLSGKYTPPSFDEIAGEAYFPIKTARNGVVRIATSLEVAEKDLVALEFPYDINKLRDIDLESAIKWKLLFRDAVRFYLSRGYIICEHVLGNIDGEPRNFYLVVKSSLDEVLEGNCLWR, from the coding sequence ATGGAAAACGTGGTATTCCGCAGGACATCCACCATTGAGGACTACAAAGGCGTCGTCGAAGTTATGCGTGAGGCATGGTCCATGGAGACAAGCGAGATCGTCCCGGTACATGTTCTTAAGGCTGTAGACGAGAGTGGAGGATTTTTGCTCCTGGCAGAATCCAATGGAAAAGTCGTTGGCTTCGCTCTGGGGTTTATAGGGTACAGCGAGGAATATGGATACTATCTATACTCACACATGCTCGGCGTTTTGCCCGAGTATAGGGGGACCGGTATTGCCCAACAACTAAAATTGTTACAGAGAGAGTGGGCATTGTCGAGAAAATATGACCTCGTCACTTGGACATTTGACCCTCACCAGGGCAGAAACGCCAGGTTTAACTTTGGGAAGCTCGGTGTCATCGCGCGGAGATTTTACGTGGACTACTATGGCGAGCTACATGACGAGCTTAACCGTGGATTGCCGACTGACAGGTTTATGGTGGAGTGGTGGATTAATAGTAGGAGGGTTAGGGAGAGGCTAAGTGGAAAGTATACGCCTCCATCTTTTGATGAGATTGCTGGGGAAGCATATTTTCCCATAAAAACGGCTAGAAATGGCGTGGTGAGGATTGCGACCAGTCTTGAGGTCGCAGAAAAAGACCTTGTTGCACTAGAGTTCCCATACGACATTAACAAGCTTAGGGACATTGACCTGGAGTCTGCCATAAAGTGGAAGCTCCTTTTTAGGGACGCTGTCCGCTTCTATCTTTCCCGGGGATACATAATATGTGAACATGTTCTGGGAAACATAGACGGCGAGCCACGCAACTTTTATCTTGTAGTAAAGTCTAGTCTTGACGAGGTTTTGGAGGGGAATTGTCTGTGGAGATAA
- a CDS encoding roadblock/LC7 domain-containing protein encodes MSEVTREQLRGVLAKIVKETHDAIVSIVFAWRDGIPVAFIAPDQPQAEFLAVASAAALGSLDALGDIFNSKVKRVDVEFENGEHIVISSINGSFIALSTSPKPNLGLIHLVLRKYEEDVVKTAGVGYVGPSRLSQNPG; translated from the coding sequence ATGAGTGAAGTAACTAGAGAGCAACTTAGAGGTGTGCTGGCAAAAATAGTAAAGGAGACACATGACGCAATAGTTTCTATTGTCTTTGCTTGGAGAGATGGTATACCAGTTGCATTTATAGCTCCTGACCAGCCCCAAGCAGAGTTTTTGGCGGTAGCCTCTGCCGCGGCCCTAGGCTCGCTTGACGCTCTTGGAGACATCTTCAACTCGAAGGTAAAGAGGGTCGACGTGGAGTTTGAGAATGGAGAACATATCGTGATTTCTTCTATTAACGGCTCCTTTATTGCGCTTTCGACCTCACCCAAGCCTAACCTTGGACTAATACACCTTGTTCTTAGAAAATACGAGGAAGACGTAGTTAAGACTGCCGGTGTTGGGTATGTTGGGCCATCAAGGCTATCTCAAAATCCTGGTTAG
- a CDS encoding pyridoxal phosphate-dependent aminotransferase: MPRLASKPQTITASPIRRIATLLDEARRKSDIISFGGGAPSLPPPQEVIDHLINYIKSYPQKAVGYGATRGMIELRELIAEDLKKYWNVSYDPKEEIMIVNGGTEGIYLALGAILEKDEEVIVLDPTYLGYHEPIKLFGGRVRTVPVSVENGYQPKIEDVKKVISPLTKAFILLSPDNPTGRVVTEEFVRDLVDLAVEHDFWIIFDAVYKHISYGRPTPWVDSFKGARERTITINSFSKEASIPGFRLGYITGPPEAIEVMEKLKQYVSLAPDTPGQIAMIKFLESGIKDRYLNEIVLPTYKRRRDFMYKCIQEYLPEAKTSLPEGAFYFFVNLEEYLKAMERDDEEFANRLLYRKSVVVIPGKYFGEMGKGHVRMTFVSEPEERIEEGLKRMNAYVYSYM, translated from the coding sequence ATGCCCAGATTAGCAAGTAAACCCCAAACAATAACCGCTTCTCCGATTAGGCGAATAGCTACTCTATTAGACGAAGCACGTAGAAAAAGTGACATAATCAGCTTTGGAGGTGGTGCCCCCTCCCTGCCCCCACCACAAGAAGTTATAGATCACCTAATCAACTACATAAAGAGCTACCCGCAAAAGGCCGTAGGCTACGGCGCAACTAGGGGGATGATAGAGCTTAGGGAGCTAATAGCTGAAGACCTAAAGAAATACTGGAACGTAAGCTATGATCCAAAGGAAGAAATAATGATCGTCAACGGGGGAACCGAGGGCATTTACCTAGCGCTGGGAGCAATACTCGAAAAAGACGAAGAGGTAATCGTCCTAGATCCAACATACCTCGGCTACCACGAGCCAATCAAGCTCTTCGGGGGGAGAGTCCGCACAGTCCCAGTCAGCGTGGAAAACGGGTACCAGCCAAAAATAGAAGACGTCAAGAAGGTAATCTCTCCACTAACGAAGGCCTTTATCCTTCTTAGCCCAGACAACCCGACGGGCAGAGTGGTCACAGAGGAATTCGTGAGGGACCTCGTAGACTTAGCCGTGGAGCACGACTTCTGGATTATTTTCGACGCGGTCTACAAGCATATAAGCTATGGCAGGCCTACGCCATGGGTAGACTCATTTAAGGGTGCCCGGGAAAGAACGATCACAATTAACAGCTTCAGCAAGGAAGCCTCTATTCCAGGGTTCCGACTAGGATACATCACGGGTCCCCCCGAGGCAATTGAGGTCATGGAAAAGCTAAAACAGTACGTTTCGCTTGCGCCGGACACACCCGGGCAAATAGCTATGATAAAGTTCCTGGAAAGCGGTATAAAGGATAGGTACCTCAACGAGATAGTATTACCGACCTACAAGAGAAGACGCGACTTTATGTATAAATGCATACAGGAATACTTGCCAGAGGCCAAGACATCACTCCCAGAGGGAGCATTCTACTTCTTCGTAAACCTGGAGGAATATCTAAAGGCTATGGAGCGCGACGACGAGGAATTCGCAAACAGGCTCCTCTACAGAAAAAGCGTCGTAGTTATTCCAGGCAAATACTTTGGAGAAATGGGTAAGGGCCACGTTAGGATGACCTTTGTCTCGGAACCGGAAGAGAGAATAGAGGAAGGATTAAAGAGAATGAACGCGTACGTCTACAGCTATATGTAA
- a CDS encoding 30S ribosomal protein S11 has product MAEEKEVEKTTEKVEETAEKQEKKEKREERSSKQVRGDVGIAWIYASYNNTIIHITDLSGSETIAFASGGMVAKADRDKPSPWAAMQAAIKAAKTALDKGIKVVHVKIKAPGGYGPKTPGPGAGPAIRALVRAGLMVDRIEDVTPLPTDSIRKPGGRRGRRV; this is encoded by the coding sequence ATGGCCGAAGAAAAAGAAGTCGAGAAAACTACTGAAAAAGTAGAGGAAACAGCCGAGAAGCAGGAGAAAAAAGAAAAACGCGAAGAGCGCTCTTCAAAACAGGTAAGGGGAGACGTCGGCATAGCTTGGATCTATGCAAGCTACAACAACACCATTATCCACATTACCGACCTCTCTGGTTCTGAGACAATTGCCTTCGCATCTGGAGGAATGGTTGCAAAGGCAGACAGGGACAAGCCCTCCCCGTGGGCAGCAATGCAGGCGGCCATCAAGGCGGCTAAGACCGCGCTTGACAAGGGCATAAAAGTTGTACACGTAAAGATAAAGGCTCCAGGAGGCTACGGCCCCAAGACACCTGGACCAGGCGCTGGGCCAGCAATAAGGGCTCTTGTAAGAGCTGGGCTAATGGTAGACAGGATAGAGGACGTCACGCCGCTACCCACGGACAGCATTAGGAAGCCTGGCGGCAGAAGAGGAAGACGCGTCTAG
- a CDS encoding HIT domain-containing protein, with protein sequence MARLAMSYEDIPFMHWGIVSRFNFSDDKARYVPRKRWDPLSAAEIRLVDEKTGKVVAIGKWKGHFSYVSPVRSYRPGESRESIVKDAFKDILEGKDYVIPVTLNDQPLDSPFSVEPILCDTLKNYTAVTIINRFPAMVRHIDPEIKERVERMVEDRYTKIALGINLVTFPTGYYETLSDVPVEVLAAMLSSMKKAIQFSVEESFRRGFRLIPVYPFFNIGRLAGGSQPRLHSQVYFDLNEDGHGAFMESILQAFEEMRKENDCHLCTSRHDGRMFYENSTWIAWATSSPRRNYHVRLAPKRHVARFTDLTSDEIRGLAETLKLVSIAMDKVGIARDRNVLFYSLPFGYSSYFHLFVDVIPFESIGGIEMLDSVRVARVVPEEAASQLREALSSLQPGF encoded by the coding sequence GTGGCCAGATTGGCAATGAGCTATGAAGATATTCCCTTCATGCATTGGGGCATAGTTTCGAGGTTCAACTTTTCCGATGACAAGGCTAGATACGTGCCTAGGAAGAGGTGGGACCCCTTATCTGCGGCCGAGATAAGGCTTGTCGACGAGAAAACTGGGAAAGTTGTAGCTATCGGGAAGTGGAAAGGCCACTTTAGCTACGTTAGCCCTGTTAGGTCGTATAGGCCAGGCGAGTCTAGAGAATCAATTGTTAAGGACGCTTTCAAGGATATATTGGAGGGAAAAGACTACGTTATCCCAGTAACGCTGAATGACCAGCCTCTGGACTCGCCTTTCAGTGTTGAGCCTATCCTCTGTGACACTCTTAAAAACTACACCGCAGTCACGATAATTAACCGTTTCCCGGCGATGGTCCGCCACATAGACCCGGAAATAAAAGAAAGAGTCGAAAGGATGGTTGAAGACAGGTACACAAAGATAGCGCTTGGGATAAACCTGGTTACTTTTCCTACGGGGTACTATGAGACCCTAAGCGATGTCCCAGTTGAAGTCCTAGCCGCTATGCTTAGCTCGATGAAGAAAGCTATACAGTTTTCTGTGGAGGAAAGCTTCAGGAGGGGCTTTCGGCTGATACCTGTCTACCCGTTCTTCAACATCGGTAGGCTGGCGGGAGGGAGCCAGCCGCGTCTCCACTCTCAGGTATACTTTGACCTCAACGAGGACGGCCACGGCGCATTCATGGAGTCTATTCTTCAAGCCTTTGAGGAGATGCGTAAAGAAAACGACTGCCACCTCTGCACGTCGCGCCATGACGGGAGAATGTTTTACGAGAACTCTACTTGGATAGCTTGGGCTACATCGTCTCCCCGCCGCAACTACCATGTGAGACTTGCACCGAAGAGGCACGTAGCTAGGTTTACTGACTTGACGAGTGACGAGATTAGGGGACTTGCTGAGACATTGAAGCTTGTTTCAATAGCCATGGACAAGGTAGGAATAGCACGTGACCGCAACGTGTTGTTCTACAGCTTGCCCTTTGGCTACAGCTCCTATTTCCACCTCTTTGTAGACGTGATCCCGTTTGAAAGCATAGGGGGGATAGAGATGCTGGACTCTGTACGTGTAGCCCGTGTGGTTCCAGAGGAGGCGGCTAGCCAGCTTCGAGAAGCACTTTCCTCTCTACAGCCTGGTTTTTAG
- a CDS encoding roadblock/LC7 domain-containing protein: MSLDVEAIRRVVEGVTRVSGVEGFVVSSSDGLPLFSSLADKELEEKVAALTAVLSEVGNRASTELGKGEAEWITVNAPDGSGIIYTKLGQIGYLAVLFNKDTRLGVLLYTLRDIKKKIGG; the protein is encoded by the coding sequence TTGAGCTTAGATGTAGAAGCTATTAGACGTGTTGTTGAGGGTGTTACTAGGGTTAGCGGTGTTGAGGGTTTTGTTGTTTCGAGTAGTGATGGTTTGCCTTTGTTTAGTAGCCTTGCTGACAAGGAGCTTGAGGAGAAGGTCGCAGCTTTGACTGCTGTGCTAAGCGAGGTCGGCAACAGGGCTAGCACGGAGCTGGGAAAGGGAGAGGCAGAATGGATCACGGTCAACGCCCCAGACGGCTCAGGAATAATATACACCAAGCTAGGCCAAATAGGATACCTAGCAGTACTATTCAACAAAGACACACGTCTAGGAGTACTACTATACACACTAAGAGACATAAAGAAGAAAATTGGGGGATAA
- a CDS encoding replication factor C large subunit — protein sequence MSTSEPRLEVPWVEKYRPSKIAEVVNNEDAKKKYVAWINAWLRGKPQKKAALLYGPPGSGKTSIVHATAREFNWELIELNASDVRSREALRQRVSGALDTGSVFGYQGKIILLDEVDGISTREDAGGLQAILELIEKTRWPIVLTANDPWDPKLRTLRDACELIEFKKIGKRDVVKVLESICQKEKIECPKEVLSAIADNSKGDLRAAINDLQSIALGKKTLSVADLQVLGDRAEQENMFEIVRTVLTAKSPEQALSVTRLPSLDYEMLLQWLSENIPYQYEQSLQAIADAYNALSWADIMLSRMKREQQWSLLSYALELMTAGVSSSRERPPFKFVKYSFPEKIRILARQKEKFEEYRKVVREASSRLHVSTSKFRTEVQPYLQVILEEDEEEGKMILRSLGIPENKINVVFKTEEKAHS from the coding sequence ATGTCTACCAGTGAGCCTCGACTAGAGGTTCCATGGGTCGAGAAGTACCGTCCAAGCAAGATAGCCGAAGTAGTAAACAACGAGGACGCCAAAAAGAAGTATGTGGCATGGATTAATGCCTGGCTTAGAGGCAAGCCCCAGAAGAAAGCCGCCCTACTCTACGGGCCGCCTGGAAGCGGCAAAACAAGCATAGTCCACGCGACGGCACGCGAATTCAACTGGGAACTAATCGAGCTAAATGCAAGCGACGTAAGGTCCAGGGAGGCTCTGAGACAAAGGGTCTCGGGAGCCCTAGACACGGGCTCCGTCTTCGGCTACCAGGGAAAAATCATACTCCTAGACGAGGTTGACGGCATATCCACCCGGGAAGACGCTGGGGGGCTACAAGCCATCCTAGAGCTAATAGAGAAAACAAGGTGGCCCATCGTTCTGACAGCCAATGACCCCTGGGACCCCAAGCTCAGGACACTCCGCGACGCATGCGAGCTCATTGAGTTCAAGAAGATTGGGAAGAGAGACGTGGTAAAGGTTCTCGAATCGATATGCCAAAAGGAAAAAATCGAGTGCCCCAAAGAGGTTCTCTCAGCTATAGCCGACAACTCTAAGGGCGACCTAAGGGCCGCAATCAATGACTTGCAGTCTATAGCGCTAGGCAAGAAAACCCTAAGCGTTGCAGACCTACAGGTTTTGGGCGACAGGGCTGAACAGGAAAACATGTTCGAGATAGTTAGGACCGTCCTAACAGCTAAGAGCCCTGAACAGGCTCTAAGCGTGACGAGGTTGCCGTCTCTTGACTATGAAATGCTCCTCCAGTGGCTAAGCGAAAACATCCCATACCAGTACGAACAAAGCCTCCAAGCCATTGCAGACGCCTACAATGCACTCTCGTGGGCAGATATAATGTTGTCAAGGATGAAACGTGAACAACAGTGGTCCCTCCTCTCATATGCGCTTGAACTTATGACAGCCGGAGTGTCTAGCTCTAGGGAACGCCCACCATTCAAGTTTGTCAAGTACTCTTTTCCAGAAAAAATAAGGATCCTTGCGCGTCAAAAAGAGAAGTTTGAAGAGTACAGAAAAGTAGTAAGGGAGGCGTCTAGCAGGCTACATGTGTCCACTTCAAAGTTCCGGACAGAAGTCCAGCCATATCTCCAGGTAATTTTAGAGGAAGACGAAGAAGAAGGAAAAATGATTCTGAGAAGCCTAGGCATCCCAGAAAACAAGATAAACGTTGTTTTCAAAACAGAGGAAAAGGCTCATTCTTGA
- a CDS encoding GTP-binding protein, producing MLGHQGYLKILVSGAYASGKTTFVKTVSETILTTEVPVTSPGEQKVKEYTTVAFDYGKVTVDGMPVYLFGTPGQTRLQFMWRVLSYGMHGYIFLVDGSNMMEVYRAKPLYLYMKSLGNYPHIIAVNKQDVKGAVPPRQVAQILSVSPEIVYPLVARDKIVALGVLKQLVNLIVTTKPSIKTDH from the coding sequence ATGTTGGGCCATCAAGGCTATCTCAAAATCCTGGTTAGCGGCGCGTATGCAAGCGGCAAGACCACGTTTGTGAAGACAGTCTCCGAGACCATTCTCACGACAGAGGTTCCAGTAACCTCGCCAGGGGAACAAAAGGTAAAAGAATACACCACAGTGGCCTTCGACTATGGAAAAGTAACAGTGGACGGAATGCCTGTCTATTTGTTTGGGACTCCTGGACAGACAAGGCTACAGTTCATGTGGAGAGTACTAAGCTATGGAATGCATGGCTACATTTTCCTTGTAGATGGAAGCAACATGATGGAAGTCTACAGGGCGAAGCCATTGTACTTGTATATGAAGAGCCTCGGCAATTACCCACACATTATAGCTGTGAACAAGCAGGACGTTAAAGGCGCAGTACCGCCACGCCAAGTTGCGCAGATACTTAGTGTTAGTCCAGAAATTGTCTATCCACTCGTTGCACGAGACAAAATAGTAGCTCTGGGAGTCCTGAAACAGCTAGTAAACCTTATAGTAACTACAAAGCCCAGCATAAAAACAGACCATTGA